A window from Drosophila yakuba strain Tai18E2 chromosome 3L, Prin_Dyak_Tai18E2_2.1, whole genome shotgun sequence encodes these proteins:
- the LOC6533430 gene encoding uncharacterized protein LOC6533430 isoform X2 — translation MTAKTRRRLRRPTTSVSSSRSNLIETKKSTEAPEAEKRIDLITSATTTSARRTRLRSKAKLGAAAAGGAAVAAGATALVASGSSLKGKKTKVDDGTPKIVCYYTNWSQYRVKIGKFVPEDIPADLCTHIIFAFGWLKKNKLSSYESNDETKDNVPGLYERMMSLKKANPKLKILLALGGWSFGTQKFKDMSSTRYTRQTFVYSAIPFLRKRGFDGLDMDWEYPKGSDDKKNFVLLLKELREAFEAEAQELKKPRLLLSAAVPVGPDNIRGGYDVPAIASYLDFINLMAYDFHGKWERETGHNAPLYAPSTDSEWRKQLSVDNAASLWVKMGAPKEKLVIGMPTYGRSFTLANPDKHGPNAPASGGGREGVYTKEGGFLAYYEICEMLQNGAVYVWDDEMKVPYLVDGDQWVGFDDERAIRNKMHWIKSNGFGGAMVWTIDMDDFKGEVCGGNVKYPLIGAMREELLGISRGKEAKDVNWTAVAATFEDIEEKPEPIKISVDEILNKVRKPQAQKKQRIKSGANAVASNTRPAQVFCYLTSWSAKRPGAGKFQPENIDPKLCTHIVYAFATLQDYKLTEATDDDPENYESVIALRDNNPDLQILLAIGGWAFGSTPFKELTSNVFRMNQFVYEAIDFLRDYKFNGLDVDWEYPRGAEDRVAYVSLLKELRVAFEGEAKSSGLPRLLLTAAVPASFEAIAAGYDVPEISKYLDFINVMTYDFHGQWERTVGHNSPLFALESATGYQKKLTVDYSAREWVKQGAPKEKLLIGMPIYGRSFELVNDTQFDIGSPSSGGGKAGKFTNEAGFLSYYEVCSFLAADNTTLVWDSEQQVPFAYRGNQWVGFDDERSLKTKTEWLKEQGFGGIMVWSIDMDDFSGRCGSGKYPLLTALNDELKDYKVELEYDGPYESHGPRGAYTTKDPHDVTCAEEDGHISYHKDWADCTHYYMCEGERKHHMPCPANLVFNPQENVCDWPENVEGCHTPTEAPA, via the exons ATGACAG CCAAGACACGTCGACGTCTGCGGCGTCCCACAACATCGGTCAGCTCCTCGAGAAGCAACCTCATCGAAACCAAGAAGTCCACTGAGGCTCCAGAGGCCGAGAAGCGCATTGACCTGATCAcctccgccaccaccaccagtgcTCGTCGTACACGCCTTCGTTCCAAGGCGAAATTGGGAGCAGCTgccgctggaggagcagcCGTAGCAGCTGGAGCAACAGCTCTGGTGGCCAGTGGATCTTCATTGAAGGGCAAGAAGACAAAGGTGGACGATGGAACGCCGAAGATCGTGTGCTACTACACCAACTGGTCACAGTACCGTGTCAAGATTGGCAAGTTCGTGCCGGAGGACATTCCAGCCGATCTCTGCACCCACATTATCTTCGCTTTTGGATGGCTGAAGAAGAACAAGCTGAGTTCTTATGAGTCCAACGATGAGACCAAGGATAATGTCCCCGGACTGTACGAACGTATGATGAGCCTTAAGAAGGCCAATCCCAAACTTAAG ATTCTTCTTGCTCTCGGaggttggtcctttggcaCCCAGAAATTCAAGGACATGTCCTCCACGCGATACACCCGCCAGACCTTTGTCTACTCGGCCATTCCTTTCCTGCGCAAGCGCGGCTTCGATGGTCTGGATATGGATTGGGAATACCCCAAGGGTTCCGATGACAAGAAGAACTTCGTTTTGCTGCTGAAGGAACTGCGCGAAGCCTTCGAAGCTGAGGCCCAGGAACTGAAGAAGCCACGTCTCCTGCTTTCCGCCGCCGTGCCCGTCGGTCCCGACAATATCCGTGGTGGATACGATGTGCCTGCCATCGCCAGTTATCTGGATTTCATCAACCTGATGGCCTACGATTTCCACGGAAAGTGGGAACGTGAGACTGGACACAATGCCCCACTTTATGCTCCCTCCACCGATTCCGAGTGGCGCAAACAGCTGTCCGTCGACAATGCTGCCAGTTTGTGGGTTAAGATGGGCGCTCCCAAGGAGAAGCTGGTCATTGGAATGCCGACCTATGGACGCTCCTTCACTTTGGCTAATCCCGATAAGCATGGTCCCAATGCCCCCGCATCGGGTGGTGGACGCGAAGGTGTCTATACCAAGGAAGGTGGTTTCCTGGCCTACTACGAGATCTGCGAAATGCTGCAGAATGGCGCTGTTTATGTCTGGGATGACGAGATGAAGGTTCCCTATCTGGTTGATGGAGATCAGTGGGTTGGTTTCGATGATGAGCGCGCCATTAGGAACAAGATGCACTGGATCAAGTCAAATGGCTTTGGAGGTGCCATGGTCTGGACCATTGACATGGACGACTTCAAGGGAGAGGTGTGCGGTGGCAATGTCAAGTATCCACTGATTGGCGCCATGCGGGAGGAACTCCTGGGCATTTCACGTGGAAAGGAGGCCAAGGATGTTAACTGGACCGCCGTTGCTGCCACATTTGAGGATATCGAAGAG AAACCGGAACCCATCAAAATTTCGGTGGATGAGATTCTCAACAAGGTGCGCAAACCACAGGCCCAGAAGAAGCAGCGCATCAAGTCTGGAGCAAATGCTGTCGCCTCAAACA CTCGTCCTGCCCAGGTGTTCTGTTACCTGACCAGCTGGTCGGCCAAGCGCCCTGGAGCTGGTAAATTCCAGCCGGAGAACATCGATCCCAAGCTGTGCACCCACATCGTGTACGCCTTCGCCACTCTTCAGGACTACAAGCTGACAGAGGCCACCGATGATGATCCCGAGAATTACGAGAGTGTGATTGCACTGCGTGACAATAATCCCGATCTACAGATCCTTCTGGCCATCGGAGGATGGGCCTTTGGTTCCACTCCCTTCAAGGAGCTCACTTCGAATGTGTTCCGCATGAATCAGTTTGTTTACGAGGCCATCGACTTTTTGCGCGACTATAAGTTCAATGGCTTGGACGTGGACTGGGAGTATCCCCGTGGTGCCGAGGATCGTGTTGCCTACGTTAGTCTGCTAAAGGAACTGCGTGTGGCTTTTGAGGGTGAGGCCAAGTCCTCTGGACTGCCACGCCTACTGCTCACGGCCGCTGTACCCGCCTCCTTTGAGGCCATCGCCGCTGGCTACGATGTTCCCGAGATCTCCAAGTACCTGGACTTCATCAACGTCATGACCTACGACTTCCACGGACAATGGGAACGCACTGTGGGCCATAATTCGCCTCTGTTTGCTTTGGAATCGGCCACCGGGTACCAGAAGAAACTGACCGTTGATTACAGCGCGCGTGAGTGGGTGAAACAGGGCGCTCCCAAGGAGAAGCTGCTCATCGGCATGCCCATCTATGGACGCAGTTTCGAGCTTGTCAATGACACCCAATTCGACATTGGATCCCCCTCGTCCGGCGGTGGCAAGGCGGGCAAGTTCACCAACGAGGCCGGCTTCCTCAGCTACTACGAGGTCTGCTCCTTCCTGGCGGCAGACAACACCACCCTTGTTTGGGACTCGGAGCAGCAGGTGCCCTTCGCTTACCGCGGCAACCAGTGGGTGGGCTTCGACGATGAGCGTTCTCTCAAGACCAAG ACGGAATGGCTAAAGGAGCAGGGCTTCGGAGGCATCATGGTGTGGTCCATCGACATGGACGACTTCTCCGGTCGCTGCGGCAGTGGTAAGTACCCGCTTCTGACTGCCTTGAACGACGAGCTGAAGGACTACAAGGTGGAGCTGGAATACGATGGTCCCTATGAATCCCATGGCCCACGAGGAGCCTACACCACCAAAGATC CTCATGACGTGACCTGCGCCGAAGAGGACGGACACATCAGCTACCACAAGGATTGGGCCGACTGCACCCACTACTACATGTGCGAGGGCGAGCGGAAGCACCACATGCCCTGTCCCGCCAACCTGGTCTTCAATCCCCAGGAGAACGTCTGCGACTGGCCCGAGAACGTCGAGGGATGCCACACGCCCACGGAGGCGCCAGCCTAA
- the LOC6533430 gene encoding uncharacterized protein LOC6533430 isoform X1: MFPPRLLRIAFVICLLIVLLSPSADSAQTKTRRRLRRPTTSVSSSRSNLIETKKSTEAPEAEKRIDLITSATTTSARRTRLRSKAKLGAAAAGGAAVAAGATALVASGSSLKGKKTKVDDGTPKIVCYYTNWSQYRVKIGKFVPEDIPADLCTHIIFAFGWLKKNKLSSYESNDETKDNVPGLYERMMSLKKANPKLKILLALGGWSFGTQKFKDMSSTRYTRQTFVYSAIPFLRKRGFDGLDMDWEYPKGSDDKKNFVLLLKELREAFEAEAQELKKPRLLLSAAVPVGPDNIRGGYDVPAIASYLDFINLMAYDFHGKWERETGHNAPLYAPSTDSEWRKQLSVDNAASLWVKMGAPKEKLVIGMPTYGRSFTLANPDKHGPNAPASGGGREGVYTKEGGFLAYYEICEMLQNGAVYVWDDEMKVPYLVDGDQWVGFDDERAIRNKMHWIKSNGFGGAMVWTIDMDDFKGEVCGGNVKYPLIGAMREELLGISRGKEAKDVNWTAVAATFEDIEEKPEPIKISVDEILNKVRKPQAQKKQRIKSGANAVASNTRPAQVFCYLTSWSAKRPGAGKFQPENIDPKLCTHIVYAFATLQDYKLTEATDDDPENYESVIALRDNNPDLQILLAIGGWAFGSTPFKELTSNVFRMNQFVYEAIDFLRDYKFNGLDVDWEYPRGAEDRVAYVSLLKELRVAFEGEAKSSGLPRLLLTAAVPASFEAIAAGYDVPEISKYLDFINVMTYDFHGQWERTVGHNSPLFALESATGYQKKLTVDYSAREWVKQGAPKEKLLIGMPIYGRSFELVNDTQFDIGSPSSGGGKAGKFTNEAGFLSYYEVCSFLAADNTTLVWDSEQQVPFAYRGNQWVGFDDERSLKTKTEWLKEQGFGGIMVWSIDMDDFSGRCGSGKYPLLTALNDELKDYKVELEYDGPYESHGPRGAYTTKDPHDVTCAEEDGHISYHKDWADCTHYYMCEGERKHHMPCPANLVFNPQENVCDWPENVEGCHTPTEAPA; the protein is encoded by the exons CCAAGACACGTCGACGTCTGCGGCGTCCCACAACATCGGTCAGCTCCTCGAGAAGCAACCTCATCGAAACCAAGAAGTCCACTGAGGCTCCAGAGGCCGAGAAGCGCATTGACCTGATCAcctccgccaccaccaccagtgcTCGTCGTACACGCCTTCGTTCCAAGGCGAAATTGGGAGCAGCTgccgctggaggagcagcCGTAGCAGCTGGAGCAACAGCTCTGGTGGCCAGTGGATCTTCATTGAAGGGCAAGAAGACAAAGGTGGACGATGGAACGCCGAAGATCGTGTGCTACTACACCAACTGGTCACAGTACCGTGTCAAGATTGGCAAGTTCGTGCCGGAGGACATTCCAGCCGATCTCTGCACCCACATTATCTTCGCTTTTGGATGGCTGAAGAAGAACAAGCTGAGTTCTTATGAGTCCAACGATGAGACCAAGGATAATGTCCCCGGACTGTACGAACGTATGATGAGCCTTAAGAAGGCCAATCCCAAACTTAAG ATTCTTCTTGCTCTCGGaggttggtcctttggcaCCCAGAAATTCAAGGACATGTCCTCCACGCGATACACCCGCCAGACCTTTGTCTACTCGGCCATTCCTTTCCTGCGCAAGCGCGGCTTCGATGGTCTGGATATGGATTGGGAATACCCCAAGGGTTCCGATGACAAGAAGAACTTCGTTTTGCTGCTGAAGGAACTGCGCGAAGCCTTCGAAGCTGAGGCCCAGGAACTGAAGAAGCCACGTCTCCTGCTTTCCGCCGCCGTGCCCGTCGGTCCCGACAATATCCGTGGTGGATACGATGTGCCTGCCATCGCCAGTTATCTGGATTTCATCAACCTGATGGCCTACGATTTCCACGGAAAGTGGGAACGTGAGACTGGACACAATGCCCCACTTTATGCTCCCTCCACCGATTCCGAGTGGCGCAAACAGCTGTCCGTCGACAATGCTGCCAGTTTGTGGGTTAAGATGGGCGCTCCCAAGGAGAAGCTGGTCATTGGAATGCCGACCTATGGACGCTCCTTCACTTTGGCTAATCCCGATAAGCATGGTCCCAATGCCCCCGCATCGGGTGGTGGACGCGAAGGTGTCTATACCAAGGAAGGTGGTTTCCTGGCCTACTACGAGATCTGCGAAATGCTGCAGAATGGCGCTGTTTATGTCTGGGATGACGAGATGAAGGTTCCCTATCTGGTTGATGGAGATCAGTGGGTTGGTTTCGATGATGAGCGCGCCATTAGGAACAAGATGCACTGGATCAAGTCAAATGGCTTTGGAGGTGCCATGGTCTGGACCATTGACATGGACGACTTCAAGGGAGAGGTGTGCGGTGGCAATGTCAAGTATCCACTGATTGGCGCCATGCGGGAGGAACTCCTGGGCATTTCACGTGGAAAGGAGGCCAAGGATGTTAACTGGACCGCCGTTGCTGCCACATTTGAGGATATCGAAGAG AAACCGGAACCCATCAAAATTTCGGTGGATGAGATTCTCAACAAGGTGCGCAAACCACAGGCCCAGAAGAAGCAGCGCATCAAGTCTGGAGCAAATGCTGTCGCCTCAAACA CTCGTCCTGCCCAGGTGTTCTGTTACCTGACCAGCTGGTCGGCCAAGCGCCCTGGAGCTGGTAAATTCCAGCCGGAGAACATCGATCCCAAGCTGTGCACCCACATCGTGTACGCCTTCGCCACTCTTCAGGACTACAAGCTGACAGAGGCCACCGATGATGATCCCGAGAATTACGAGAGTGTGATTGCACTGCGTGACAATAATCCCGATCTACAGATCCTTCTGGCCATCGGAGGATGGGCCTTTGGTTCCACTCCCTTCAAGGAGCTCACTTCGAATGTGTTCCGCATGAATCAGTTTGTTTACGAGGCCATCGACTTTTTGCGCGACTATAAGTTCAATGGCTTGGACGTGGACTGGGAGTATCCCCGTGGTGCCGAGGATCGTGTTGCCTACGTTAGTCTGCTAAAGGAACTGCGTGTGGCTTTTGAGGGTGAGGCCAAGTCCTCTGGACTGCCACGCCTACTGCTCACGGCCGCTGTACCCGCCTCCTTTGAGGCCATCGCCGCTGGCTACGATGTTCCCGAGATCTCCAAGTACCTGGACTTCATCAACGTCATGACCTACGACTTCCACGGACAATGGGAACGCACTGTGGGCCATAATTCGCCTCTGTTTGCTTTGGAATCGGCCACCGGGTACCAGAAGAAACTGACCGTTGATTACAGCGCGCGTGAGTGGGTGAAACAGGGCGCTCCCAAGGAGAAGCTGCTCATCGGCATGCCCATCTATGGACGCAGTTTCGAGCTTGTCAATGACACCCAATTCGACATTGGATCCCCCTCGTCCGGCGGTGGCAAGGCGGGCAAGTTCACCAACGAGGCCGGCTTCCTCAGCTACTACGAGGTCTGCTCCTTCCTGGCGGCAGACAACACCACCCTTGTTTGGGACTCGGAGCAGCAGGTGCCCTTCGCTTACCGCGGCAACCAGTGGGTGGGCTTCGACGATGAGCGTTCTCTCAAGACCAAG ACGGAATGGCTAAAGGAGCAGGGCTTCGGAGGCATCATGGTGTGGTCCATCGACATGGACGACTTCTCCGGTCGCTGCGGCAGTGGTAAGTACCCGCTTCTGACTGCCTTGAACGACGAGCTGAAGGACTACAAGGTGGAGCTGGAATACGATGGTCCCTATGAATCCCATGGCCCACGAGGAGCCTACACCACCAAAGATC CTCATGACGTGACCTGCGCCGAAGAGGACGGACACATCAGCTACCACAAGGATTGGGCCGACTGCACCCACTACTACATGTGCGAGGGCGAGCGGAAGCACCACATGCCCTGTCCCGCCAACCTGGTCTTCAATCCCCAGGAGAACGTCTGCGACTGGCCCGAGAACGTCGAGGGATGCCACACGCCCACGGAGGCGCCAGCCTAA